A genomic region of Papaver somniferum cultivar HN1 chromosome 7, ASM357369v1, whole genome shotgun sequence contains the following coding sequences:
- the LOC113298917 gene encoding uncharacterized protein LOC113298917 translates to MREKHQKAVCLNQLKEHELVIGMLKIRNLLWDALKPLKYCKYRRWIQHLFESRKKLLESLEKEKENKKSLIRFLKQSGVKYRTAEKSEKKRIRRRFTLKKFSMEKDKDISLWIKKKRQEYAILAEGLKCASDGLGDPCTDCRKQARFIFDYFSRWGKPAKVKFYA, encoded by the exons ATGCGGGAAAAACACCAAAAAGCTGTCTGTTTAAATCAACTTAAGGAGCATGAACTAGTGATTGGAATGCTTAAG ATAAGAAATTTATTGTGGGATGCGCTAAAGCCTCTTAAATATTGTAAATATAGACGTTGGATTCAACATCTTTTTGAAAGCAGAAAGAAACTTTTAGAATCTCttgaaaaagagaaggaaaacaaGAAGTCTTTAATCCGGTTTTTGAAGCAATCTGGAGTTAAATATAGAACTGCAGAAAAGTCCGAGAAAAAGAGAATTCGTCGGAGATTTACTTTAAAAAAGTTTAGTATGGAAAAGGATAAAGATATATCTTTGTGGATCAAGAAGAAGAGACAAGAATACGCG ATTTTAGCTGAGGGATTAAAGTGCGCATCAGATGGGTTGGGTGATCCTTGCACTGATTGTAGGAAACAAGCACGATTTATCTTTGACTACTTCAGTAGGTGGGGGAAACCTGCAAAGGTTAAATTTTATGCTTAA